One Chloroflexota bacterium DNA segment encodes these proteins:
- the selB gene encoding selenocysteine-specific translation elongation factor — protein MGITLGTAGHVDHGKSSLVQALTGINPDRWAEEQRRQMTLDLGFAWFSTPAGHSVNLVDVPGHERLIKNMLAGATGFDGVLFVVAADEGMQPQSHEHLQILNQLGIEHGLIIISKIDLVDAEWLEFISSDIQAQFAATSLANAPIVPVSARTGAGMAQLRQALDQLISQLPARTIQQHHPRLPIDRMFSIDGFGTVVTGTLRDGNLSVGMEIEILPQQLRGRIRGLQSQQISYASVQAGMRVAVNLSGIERQSLKRGDVLTLPQTFEPTNLLDVLIETTADAPSLSHNQPLQLYLGSAELSCTLALLDCDGLPAKQQAFGQLRLHQPSIAQRGDRGILRRASPAATLAGIRVLDAHPQRHRRMRPAVIEQLQQLANGLPHEILLQHIQQQYLTWQELQQRSGFDSPTALAALNTGCNNGLISIVSATMATLTASSLITSIAYWSQLQANLRQILAEYHAMWPLRSAMPREELRKRMGLAANSFNQILNAVAEQPWLSIEATQIKLTEHQAQPSPSQQAQIQALLGLWQSNPALPPSREQWPKLDQELWRYLLQTEQLIHIGAEVYFLPKQYQQMHTWVLEQLAAGQSISLAQARDAWQTSRKYAQAMLEHCDQLHITRRVGDLRVAY, from the coding sequence ATGGGAATTACGCTCGGCACTGCTGGCCATGTTGATCATGGCAAATCAAGCCTTGTTCAAGCCCTGACAGGCATCAACCCCGATCGCTGGGCAGAAGAACAGCGCCGCCAAATGACGCTTGATCTGGGCTTTGCCTGGTTCAGCACACCCGCTGGTCATTCGGTCAATCTGGTTGATGTGCCGGGCCATGAACGGCTAATCAAAAATATGTTGGCTGGGGCAACTGGTTTTGATGGGGTGCTGTTCGTCGTTGCCGCCGATGAAGGCATGCAGCCCCAAAGCCATGAACATTTACAAATTCTCAATCAATTGGGCATTGAGCATGGGTTGATCATCATTAGCAAAATAGATCTGGTTGATGCTGAATGGCTTGAATTTATCAGCAGCGACATTCAGGCGCAATTTGCCGCTACCAGCCTTGCCAATGCGCCAATCGTGCCAGTTTCGGCGCGAACTGGGGCTGGCATGGCTCAATTGCGCCAAGCGCTTGACCAATTAATCAGCCAGCTGCCAGCCCGAACAATCCAGCAACACCATCCGCGCTTGCCGATCGATCGGATGTTTAGCATCGATGGCTTTGGCACAGTCGTCACTGGAACGCTGCGCGACGGCAATTTAAGCGTGGGCATGGAAATCGAAATTCTGCCCCAACAATTGCGTGGGCGGATTCGCGGCCTGCAATCGCAGCAAATCAGTTACGCCAGCGTGCAGGCAGGCATGCGCGTGGCGGTTAATCTGAGCGGCATCGAACGCCAAAGTCTCAAGCGTGGCGATGTACTGACATTGCCGCAAACCTTTGAGCCAACCAACTTACTTGATGTGTTGATTGAAACCACCGCCGATGCCCCAAGCTTGAGCCATAATCAGCCTCTACAACTTTACCTTGGTAGTGCCGAACTGAGTTGCACCCTCGCCCTGCTCGATTGCGACGGCTTGCCAGCCAAACAACAAGCCTTTGGCCAATTGCGCTTACATCAACCAAGCATTGCCCAACGCGGCGATCGTGGAATTTTACGGCGTGCCTCGCCTGCCGCCACGCTTGCCGGAATACGGGTGCTCGATGCCCATCCCCAACGCCATCGGCGCATGCGCCCAGCTGTGATTGAACAGTTGCAACAATTAGCCAATGGCTTGCCTCATGAAATTCTGTTACAGCACATTCAACAGCAATATTTAACCTGGCAGGAACTGCAACAACGCAGCGGCTTCGATTCGCCAACTGCCCTAGCTGCGCTCAATACTGGCTGCAACAACGGCTTAATCAGCATCGTCTCAGCAACAATGGCGACACTCACGGCTAGCAGTTTAATCACAAGCATAGCTTATTGGAGCCAATTACAAGCCAATTTGCGCCAGATTCTGGCCGAATATCATGCCATGTGGCCGTTACGCTCAGCCATGCCCCGTGAGGAATTACGCAAACGGATGGGGTTAGCAGCCAACAGCTTTAATCAAATATTAAACGCTGTAGCCGAGCAACCATGGCTCAGCATTGAAGCTACGCAGATTAAGCTAACTGAACATCAAGCCCAACCTAGCCCTAGCCAACAAGCCCAAATCCAAGCCTTGTTGGGATTGTGGCAAAGCAATCCAGCCCTACCGCCAAGCCGTGAGCAATGGCCCAAGCTTGATCAAGAACTTTGGCGCTATTTGCTACAAACCGAGCAATTGATTCATATTGGCGCAGAGGTCTATTTCTTGCCGAAGCAATACCAACAGATGCATACTTGGGTACTTGAGCAACTTGCTGCTGGCCAAAGCATCAGCCTTGCCCAAGCCCGTGATGCTTGGCAAACCAGCCGTAAATATGCCCAGGCCATGCTCGAACACTGCGATCAACTGCACATTACCCGCCGCGTTGGCGATCTACGGGTAGCCTATTGA
- a CDS encoding zinc-dependent metalloprotease, producing the protein MRTKRLSIKQLGSVLLISAAAGAGARYLANKTRQQGQKIYDYTTPQKLIDWSVARMIALRVSQWQEHPVINRAERQAEYDQMVERSQPLIDDYLNVKLPETLSRVKVVDRKEWIDANLRSFERLFEPIEQLYRQAAQNAGRNPSVNAINRAFVGAQVGAMVGVLARKVLGQYDLSLLSPQAEPGMLYFVEPNIARVQQGLGVDDHDFRLWITLHETTHAYEFEAYGWVRDHFSNLIQRYFNELGGQLDALRNGVGNFINRIFSNSKTPSDGHWMEQLLTPTQRQVFSELQALMSLVEGYSNHIMNAVGREILPNFEQIEARMSDRKEKRSIFDELFNRITGMSLKMQQYEQGERFVNAIADHGGKDLAARVWEGPAMLPTLEEIRNPQLWINRVGA; encoded by the coding sequence GTGAGGACAAAACGTTTATCAATTAAGCAACTTGGGAGTGTGCTATTGATCAGTGCCGCCGCAGGCGCTGGCGCACGCTATCTCGCCAATAAAACCCGCCAACAAGGCCAAAAAATCTACGATTATACAACCCCGCAAAAACTGATCGATTGGTCAGTTGCCCGCATGATCGCCCTGCGAGTCTCGCAATGGCAAGAGCATCCCGTGATCAATCGAGCTGAGCGCCAAGCCGAATACGATCAAATGGTTGAGCGTAGCCAACCCTTAATCGACGATTATTTGAATGTCAAGCTGCCCGAAACGCTTTCGCGGGTCAAAGTCGTTGATCGCAAAGAGTGGATCGATGCCAATTTGCGTTCATTTGAGCGCTTGTTTGAGCCAATTGAGCAACTTTATCGCCAAGCAGCTCAAAATGCAGGCCGCAATCCCTCGGTCAATGCGATCAATCGGGCGTTTGTCGGCGCACAAGTTGGGGCAATGGTTGGGGTTTTAGCGCGAAAAGTGCTAGGTCAATATGATCTCAGTTTGCTTTCGCCGCAAGCCGAGCCAGGCATGCTCTATTTTGTTGAGCCAAATATTGCCCGCGTGCAACAAGGTTTGGGCGTTGATGATCATGACTTCCGCTTGTGGATTACGCTGCATGAAACCACCCATGCCTATGAGTTTGAAGCTTATGGCTGGGTGCGCGACCATTTCAGCAACTTGATTCAGCGCTATTTCAACGAGCTTGGCGGCCAACTCGATGCGCTGCGCAATGGCGTTGGCAACTTCATCAACCGCATTTTCAGCAATAGCAAAACGCCCAGCGATGGCCATTGGATGGAGCAGCTGTTGACTCCAACCCAACGCCAAGTATTTAGTGAACTCCAAGCCCTGATGTCGTTGGTCGAAGGCTATAGCAACCACATTATGAATGCGGTTGGCCGCGAAATTCTGCCAAACTTCGAGCAGATCGAAGCTCGCATGAGCGATCGCAAAGAAAAACGCTCGATCTTCGATGAATTGTTCAATCGGATCACAGGTATGAGCCTCAAAATGCAGCAATACGAACAAGGCGAACGCTTCGTTAATGCAATTGCTGATCATGGTGGCAAGGACTTAGCTGCCCGCGTCTGGGAAGGCCCAGCAATGTTGCCAACCCTCGAAGAAATTCGCAACCCGCAACTGTGGATTAACCGCGTTGGTGCATAA
- a CDS encoding maleylpyruvate isomerase family mycothiol-dependent enzyme: MNASQLLKQERADAVALLESLTEEQWQATTLCEGWTVTHLVAHMVARETQPVRFIFAESTKGKLGLHPDDLMQQALKQGRFALLQKLRNGPPVAFRLPGPALANFVEQWVHNEDLRRAGLNKPRVSPPAVQDLIWKLLHINARMMLRSFKTPGIIALVRPNGKSLAFQVGTGLPRQANPNDAAVKLIGEPGEILLYLFGRKSAANISIEGDPRLVQALREAVMAL; this comes from the coding sequence ATGAATGCTTCGCAATTGCTTAAACAAGAACGCGCTGATGCCGTGGCATTACTTGAATCGTTAACTGAAGAACAATGGCAGGCCACCACGCTTTGCGAAGGCTGGACTGTCACGCATTTGGTGGCGCATATGGTCGCCCGCGAAACTCAGCCTGTGCGCTTTATTTTCGCCGAATCGACCAAAGGCAAGCTTGGTTTGCACCCCGACGATTTGATGCAACAGGCCTTGAAGCAAGGTCGGTTTGCCTTATTGCAAAAACTGCGCAATGGCCCACCAGTAGCGTTTCGCTTACCTGGCCCAGCTTTGGCTAATTTTGTTGAGCAGTGGGTACATAACGAAGATTTACGCCGCGCTGGCTTGAATAAACCCCGTGTCTCGCCGCCAGCAGTCCAAGATTTAATTTGGAAATTGCTGCATATTAATGCTCGCATGATGTTGCGCTCGTTCAAAACGCCTGGAATTATTGCGCTCGTTCGGCCCAATGGCAAGTCCTTGGCCTTTCAGGTTGGCACTGGATTGCCGCGCCAAGCGAACCCCAACGATGCAGCAGTTAAATTAATTGGTGAGCCAGGTGAGATTTTGCTGTATTTATTTGGCCGCAAAAGTGCCGCCAATATCAGCATCGAGGGCGACCCACGCTTGGTTCAGGCCTTACGTGAAGCTGTGATGGCGTTATAG
- a CDS encoding MTAP family purine nucleoside phosphorylase, with translation MILLLGGTGTYFLELEATLGAGNYQTIETPYGTAGSIYQPERFAGKIGLASRHGWGRLDVSPPFVNSRANIWAAKELGYQQILSWNGVGAINQLLQVHDLVVLNHVLNGTKTRPINFAGDLPNANAWQIAQRVFDPASASVLYQQARRYQARSFDCGTYACSEGPRLETAAEIRAWANFGADVVGMTLVPEVLLAYELGIKFASLAYVTNFATGVEPSTGAPRFFGVEVAQTCLQIVLATAEQLLATNEVSTQ, from the coding sequence ATGATTTTATTGCTCGGTGGCACGGGAACTTATTTTCTTGAGCTTGAGGCCACGCTAGGAGCTGGCAATTACCAAACGATCGAAACGCCCTACGGCACGGCTGGCTCGATCTATCAACCAGAGCGCTTTGCAGGCAAAATTGGCCTTGCTTCGCGCCACGGTTGGGGTCGCTTGGATGTTTCGCCGCCTTTCGTCAATAGTCGCGCCAATATTTGGGCTGCCAAAGAGCTGGGCTATCAACAGATTCTTAGCTGGAACGGGGTCGGGGCAATCAATCAATTATTGCAAGTGCACGATTTGGTCGTGCTCAACCATGTGCTGAATGGCACCAAAACCCGCCCGATCAATTTTGCTGGCGATCTGCCCAACGCCAATGCTTGGCAGATTGCTCAGCGGGTGTTTGACCCAGCCAGCGCCAGCGTGCTTTACCAGCAGGCGCGACGCTATCAAGCTCGCAGCTTCGATTGTGGCACCTATGCCTGCTCAGAAGGGCCACGCCTAGAAACCGCTGCCGAAATTCGGGCTTGGGCCAATTTTGGGGCCGATGTGGTAGGCATGACGCTGGTACCAGAAGTATTATTGGCCTACGAATTGGGCATTAAATTTGCCTCGTTGGCCTATGTAACCAATTTTGCCACAGGCGTGGAACCTAGCACTGGCGCACCACGTTTCTTTGGAGTCGAAGTCGCCCAAACCTGTCTGCAAATTGTGCTAGCGACTGCTGAGCAATTGTTGGCAACTAACGAGGTGAGCACCCAATGA
- the map gene encoding type I methionyl aminopeptidase, translating to MTLVLRNSTQIEKMRNAGRLVAQTHAMLREYVVPGAVLLDLDQLVEEYLREHGATPSFKNYKGFPASTCISINDVICHGIPDKSRLKDGDLVAIDIGAFLDGWHGDSCVTYPVGTIDAQSQKLMDVTKEAMWRGIAQARAGNTLGDIGAAIQEYTESQGFAVVREYTGHGIGRNMHEAPTVLHYGEWGKGLRLRAGMTFTIEPMVNVGSYATRLLKDGWTVKTVDGSRSAQFEHQLAVTDGEPDILTVL from the coding sequence ATGACACTCGTTTTACGCAACAGCACACAAATCGAAAAAATGCGCAATGCAGGCCGTTTGGTTGCCCAAACTCATGCCATGCTGCGCGAATATGTTGTTCCTGGCGCAGTTTTGCTTGATCTCGATCAATTGGTCGAGGAATATCTGCGTGAACATGGCGCAACCCCATCGTTTAAAAATTATAAGGGTTTTCCAGCGTCAACCTGTATTTCAATTAATGATGTGATTTGCCATGGCATCCCTGATAAATCGCGCTTAAAAGATGGCGATTTGGTGGCAATCGATATTGGAGCGTTTCTCGATGGCTGGCATGGCGATTCATGCGTAACCTATCCAGTTGGCACGATCGACGCTCAAAGCCAAAAATTGATGGATGTAACCAAAGAAGCCATGTGGCGAGGCATCGCCCAAGCGCGGGCTGGCAACACGCTTGGCGATATCGGCGCAGCTATCCAAGAATATACTGAAAGCCAAGGCTTTGCGGTTGTGCGCGAATACACGGGCCACGGAATTGGCCGCAACATGCACGAAGCACCAACCGTTTTACATTATGGCGAGTGGGGCAAAGGCTTGCGCTTACGGGCAGGCATGACCTTCACAATCGAGCCAATGGTCAACGTTGGCAGCTATGCCACGCGCTTGCTCAAAGATGGCTGGACAGTCAAAACGGTCGATGGCTCACGCTCAGCGCAATTTGAACATCAACTAGCGGTCACCGATGGCGAACCAGATATTTTAACGGTGCTTTAA
- the map gene encoding type I methionyl aminopeptidase — translation MAIRIYNQSQINEMRKAGQLVAQAHAMLREYVVAGAVLLELDQRVEQFLRDHGATPSFKGHGGFPASTCISVNDVVCHGIPDKSRLSNGDIVSIDIGACLDGWHGDSCVTYAVGKLDSQSAKLMKVTEEAMWRGIAQARAGKTIGDIGAAMQEYTESQGFSVVREYTGHGIGRKMHETPPDVFNFGEWGKGLKLRAGMTLTIEPIVNIGSARTRLLRDGWTAKTADGSRSAQFEHQLAITTGDPEILTKL, via the coding sequence ATGGCAATCAGAATCTACAATCAATCGCAAATTAATGAAATGCGCAAAGCCGGCCAATTGGTTGCCCAAGCTCATGCCATGTTGCGCGAATATGTGGTGGCTGGAGCAGTCTTGCTTGAGCTTGATCAGCGGGTCGAGCAATTTTTGCGTGATCATGGCGCAACGCCATCATTCAAAGGCCATGGCGGTTTTCCAGCCTCAACCTGTATCTCGGTTAACGATGTGGTGTGCCATGGCATTCCCGATAAATCGCGGCTGAGCAATGGCGATATTGTTTCAATCGATATTGGAGCATGTTTAGATGGCTGGCATGGCGATTCGTGTGTAACCTACGCGGTAGGCAAGCTCGATTCGCAAAGCGCCAAGTTGATGAAGGTAACCGAGGAAGCGATGTGGCGTGGGATTGCCCAAGCCCGCGCCGGCAAAACCATCGGCGATATTGGCGCAGCAATGCAAGAATACACCGAAAGCCAAGGGTTTTCGGTGGTGCGCGAATACACCGGCCACGGCATTGGTCGCAAAATGCATGAAACACCACCCGATGTTTTTAATTTTGGCGAATGGGGCAAAGGGCTAAAACTGCGAGCAGGCATGACGCTGACAATCGAACCAATTGTCAACATCGGCTCGGCCCGCACCCGCTTGCTGCGCGATGGCTGGACCGCCAAAACTGCCGATGGCTCACGTTCGGCTCAATTTGAACATCAACTAGCGATCACCACTGGTGATCCGGAAATTTTAACCAAATTATGA
- the lspA gene encoding signal peptidase II — MKLTKRYLSLGMMVLAILALDRWIKWWALDTLTPLGNPGHEPIPGILRLVYVENRGVAFGFLQNNSLLLGIMALGVIAFMLIRSRTWFGEAGLLGQISVAAIIAGGLGNVIDRFIYGFVVDMIHLIPLPIFQVFNIADMAISFGAVGLFITLWREDAAKRRSEQTA, encoded by the coding sequence ATGAAATTAACCAAACGCTATCTAAGTCTTGGAATGATGGTTTTAGCAATTTTGGCGCTTGATCGCTGGATCAAATGGTGGGCGCTCGACACGCTTACACCCTTGGGCAATCCAGGCCACGAGCCAATTCCTGGCATTTTACGGCTGGTTTATGTTGAAAATCGTGGCGTGGCGTTTGGCTTTTTGCAAAATAATTCGCTGCTGCTTGGCATTATGGCGCTGGGCGTAATTGCTTTTATGCTGATTCGTTCACGCACATGGTTTGGCGAGGCGGGCTTGCTTGGCCAAATTTCAGTGGCGGCGATTATTGCTGGCGGCTTGGGCAACGTTATCGATCGCTTTATCTATGGCTTTGTGGTCGATATGATTCATTTGATTCCGCTGCCAATTTTCCAAGTGTTTAACATTGCCGATATGGCGATTTCGTTTGGCGCAGTGGGCTTGTTTATCACCCTCTGGCGCGAAGATGCGGCCAAACGGCGCAGCGAACAAACTGCCTAA
- a CDS encoding GGDEF domain-containing protein encodes MVVTLQIQHALKQSTNPAHTIDLLNVWAANLRHTDLAQAWKLNYQAEHHARNGMFAHTPYYQGLVECWYWRGKFYSVHKKYADALGCFYKAIEYCDYVDDALLSFENQAACYYQDAPDQFIENRVDKLALHNILGVTLALQSQLDAALEHYLIAEEIAIMHQNEWMQTILNSNIAYLYRVLEQPIEAENYLQRAFQRLPEALETQAQKRLYATMLDNTCWVALEHGQLYDALIYANASLELYQALNWSQGIVEVLNILGVVYQRFDQAERAMAEFEASFELAQRLGFQEDMIFSLIQRGMLVATQPDYTQALALIHAGLALALDTDDLSQQALAHKALADVYEQTNACAEALHHFKYYHQIREKLFNERSDQRLRLLQVTHQVLQAQHQARFYYQKTQELVAEMQERDRQRIELERLATIDSLTGLYNRRHFLGLAQSLLEQAWQAGNALAILLFDIDHFKQINDRHGHHIGDQMLQLVATTAQATLRQSDLIGRYGGEEFVVMLTRVSNAEALLVAERLRSAIEQQILTYNQQSITTSISLGLALSYPHAEIPLERLIQQADHALYQAKAAGRNNVQLYSA; translated from the coding sequence ATGGTAGTAACACTCCAAATCCAACACGCATTAAAACAATCGACAAATCCTGCACATACGATCGATTTATTGAATGTATGGGCCGCAAATTTACGCCACACCGATTTAGCGCAAGCTTGGAAATTAAATTATCAAGCCGAACATCATGCTCGTAATGGCATGTTTGCCCATACTCCTTATTATCAAGGTTTAGTTGAATGTTGGTATTGGCGTGGTAAGTTTTATAGTGTGCATAAAAAATATGCCGATGCACTTGGTTGTTTTTATAAAGCAATCGAATATTGTGATTATGTTGATGATGCATTGCTTAGCTTTGAGAATCAGGCTGCTTGCTATTACCAAGATGCGCCCGATCAGTTTATTGAAAATCGGGTAGATAAATTAGCATTACATAATATTCTTGGCGTAACCTTAGCCTTGCAATCGCAGCTTGATGCAGCTCTAGAGCATTATCTGATTGCTGAAGAAATTGCGATTATGCACCAAAATGAATGGATGCAAACAATTCTTAATAGTAATATTGCCTATTTATATCGTGTGCTTGAGCAACCTATCGAGGCCGAAAATTATTTGCAACGGGCTTTTCAGCGCTTACCTGAAGCTTTAGAAACTCAAGCCCAAAAACGTTTGTATGCCACGATGCTTGATAATACTTGTTGGGTTGCACTTGAACATGGTCAATTGTACGATGCTTTGATTTATGCCAATGCCAGCTTGGAATTGTATCAAGCCCTGAATTGGTCGCAGGGCATTGTCGAGGTTTTGAATATTTTAGGGGTGGTTTATCAGCGATTTGATCAAGCTGAACGGGCCATGGCCGAGTTTGAAGCTAGTTTTGAGTTGGCTCAGCGCCTTGGCTTTCAAGAGGATATGATCTTTTCATTGATCCAGCGTGGTATGCTAGTAGCAACCCAACCGGATTACACCCAAGCCTTAGCCTTGATTCACGCTGGTTTGGCTTTGGCCTTGGATACCGATGATCTTAGCCAACAAGCCTTGGCTCATAAAGCCCTAGCCGATGTCTACGAACAAACCAACGCTTGTGCCGAGGCCTTGCACCACTTCAAATACTACCATCAGATTCGCGAAAAGCTGTTTAACGAGCGCTCAGATCAACGGTTACGGCTATTGCAAGTGACACATCAAGTACTTCAGGCTCAACATCAAGCACGGTTTTATTATCAAAAAACACAGGAATTGGTGGCTGAGATGCAAGAACGTGATCGCCAACGAATTGAATTGGAACGCTTGGCAACGATCGATAGTTTGACTGGTTTATACAATCGTCGCCATTTTTTAGGCTTGGCTCAAAGCTTGTTGGAACAAGCTTGGCAGGCTGGCAATGCTTTGGCTATTTTGCTGTTTGATATTGATCATTTTAAGCAAATTAACGATCGTCATGGCCATCATATTGGCGATCAAATGCTGCAATTGGTGGCCACAACGGCCCAAGCAACCTTGCGCCAATCTGATTTGATTGGGCGGTATGGCGGCGAGGAATTTGTGGTGATGTTGACGCGGGTGAGTAATGCCGAGGCGCTATTGGTGGCCGAACGCTTGCGCAGCGCGATTGAGCAGCAGATATTAACTTACAACCAGCAATCGATTACGACTTCGATTAGCCTTGGTTTGGCGCTGAGCTACCCGCACGCTGAAATTCCCTTGGAGCGCTTGATTCAACAAGCCGACCATGCGCTCTACCAAGCCAAAGCTGCTGGCCGCAACAATGTGCAACTCTATTCAGCCTAA
- a CDS encoding DNA/RNA non-specific endonuclease → MTGLRRLLGLLVLGLLALGLRQPTTQAAPNDSLHLTLGNPSNAVADPLVPNNYLIERTQYALAYQRDAGIPAWVSWHLEVQDLGSTSRGDFAVDTSLPSGWYRVATSDYSGSGYDRGHMTPSGDRTSSRAANDQTFIMSNIIPQAPDNNQGPWNDLENDSRTWARAGNELYIISGGYGTKGTIASGRVLIPAVTWKVIVVLPVGNDDANRVAANTRVIGIWMPNDQGIRSNAWEQYRVSVDYIESMTGYDFLSNVPTAIQAIVEAQVDGSPVVTVTPGTVSPTATRTPTATPTATRTATPTATASATATPSNTLTPSATVTTIPSVTPSMTASATPSVSATVVIPQYHSFLPYVTQ, encoded by the coding sequence ATGACTGGTCTGCGTCGGCTTCTTGGTCTACTCGTTTTAGGATTGTTGGCGCTAGGCCTGCGTCAACCGACTACTCAAGCGGCTCCCAACGATAGTTTACACCTCACACTAGGCAACCCTAGCAATGCTGTGGCTGATCCATTAGTGCCAAATAATTATTTAATTGAACGCACGCAGTATGCCTTGGCCTATCAGCGCGATGCGGGAATTCCAGCCTGGGTTAGTTGGCACTTGGAGGTGCAAGATTTGGGCAGCACTTCGCGCGGCGATTTTGCGGTTGATACCAGTTTGCCCAGTGGTTGGTATCGCGTCGCAACCAGCGACTACAGCGGTAGCGGCTATGATCGTGGCCATATGACCCCATCGGGCGACCGCACAAGCTCGCGAGCAGCCAACGATCAAACCTTTATCATGTCGAATATTATTCCTCAAGCGCCCGATAATAACCAAGGCCCATGGAACGATTTGGAAAACGATAGTCGTACCTGGGCACGCGCTGGCAATGAGTTATACATTATTAGTGGTGGCTATGGTACGAAAGGCACGATTGCTAGTGGTCGGGTGTTAATTCCCGCGGTAACGTGGAAGGTGATTGTGGTGCTGCCTGTGGGGAATGATGATGCCAATCGTGTGGCCGCCAATACCCGCGTAATTGGGATTTGGATGCCGAATGATCAAGGAATTCGGAGTAATGCTTGGGAGCAATATCGGGTCAGCGTCGATTATATTGAAAGTATGACTGGCTACGATTTTCTCTCGAATGTACCAACTGCGATTCAAGCGATTGTTGAAGCTCAAGTTGATGGTTCGCCAGTGGTAACCGTCACACCTGGAACGGTTTCGCCAACTGCTACCCGCACGCCAACCGCAACGCCAACTGCGACCCGTACCGCTACCCCAACGGCGACGGCGAGCGCAACTGCTACCCCAAGCAATACGCTTACCCCAAGTGCGACAGTAACCACAATTCCTAGCGTAACCCCTTCGATGACTGCCAGTGCTACGCCTTCAGTTAGCGCAACCGTGGTTATTCCTCAATATCATTCATTCCTGCCCTACGTCACTCAATAA
- a CDS encoding MFS transporter has product MGSRLALWRSNARPGVRGSLYYLCFWSSVGMYIPFINVYFTNLGLSGQQIAMFGAISPLAVLLFNPLVGATADRRGWHVQLLLSMLALTGLSQIALAFPTTFFTILPVMVVLAVVRGPIAPLADSMIAGMAVRHQLAYGKLRLWGSVGYAVTSLLGGIWWAKTGYPTMFILTGLMTGLVAIVANSLDHTPELRKTATKSAKAPRDAAFIAIVVITSLVGAAFSMVSMFDGNLIQRISGSTIMLGVLPCVIASTEVPVMLNADRVIARFGTAKTLAASTLILGLGFIGSGMVSEAWMLIPIGMFRACGFGLYSVAIIRLITERIPTTLLATAQGLISAIAGGLSPLLATQAGGYMFDISGPQLVFIVAGLCIGLATLVVWLGLKLNWFKPIAQTNA; this is encoded by the coding sequence ATGGGCAGCCGTTTGGCGCTCTGGCGGTCGAATGCACGTCCCGGGGTTCGGGGTAGTTTGTACTATTTATGTTTTTGGTCAAGTGTTGGGATGTATATTCCATTCATTAATGTGTATTTCACCAACCTTGGCTTAAGTGGGCAACAAATAGCCATGTTTGGGGCAATTAGCCCGCTAGCAGTGCTGTTGTTCAACCCATTGGTGGGTGCAACAGCCGATCGACGTGGCTGGCATGTGCAGTTACTCCTAAGCATGTTGGCTTTAACGGGCTTAAGCCAAATTGCCTTGGCATTTCCAACAACCTTCTTTACAATCTTGCCAGTGATGGTCGTTTTGGCAGTGGTACGCGGGCCAATTGCGCCATTGGCTGATAGCATGATTGCAGGTATGGCCGTGCGTCATCAACTGGCCTATGGCAAATTGCGGCTCTGGGGTTCGGTTGGCTATGCCGTCACCTCATTATTAGGTGGCATTTGGTGGGCCAAAACGGGCTATCCAACCATGTTTATTTTGACTGGCTTGATGACTGGCTTGGTTGCGATCGTGGCCAATAGCCTTGATCATACGCCTGAATTGCGCAAAACTGCCACCAAATCGGCGAAAGCGCCCCGTGATGCCGCTTTTATCGCAATTGTGGTGATCACGAGTTTGGTTGGGGCCGCCTTCAGCATGGTTTCAATGTTCGATGGCAACCTCATCCAACGGATCAGCGGTAGCACCATCATGCTAGGAGTTTTACCATGTGTCATCGCCAGCACTGAAGTCCCAGTAATGCTCAACGCCGATCGGGTGATCGCACGCTTTGGCACAGCTAAAACGCTGGCCGCATCAACCTTGATTCTTGGACTGGGGTTTATTGGCAGCGGCATGGTGAGCGAAGCTTGGATGTTAATTCCAATTGGCATGTTTCGGGCTTGTGGATTTGGCTTGTACTCGGTCGCGATCATTCGCCTGATTACCGAGCGCATTCCAACCACCTTGCTGGCAACCGCGCAAGGCCTGATTAGTGCAATCGCTGGTGGTTTGTCGCCATTGTTGGCAACCCAAGCTGGTGGTTATATGTTCGATATATCAGGGCCACAATTGGTCTTTATTGTCGCCGGCTTGTGCATTGGCTTGGCAACTTTGGTCGTTTGGCTAGGCTTAAAACTAAATTGGTTCAAACCAATCGCTCAAACTAACGCCTAA